In the genome of Fulvivirga maritima, one region contains:
- a CDS encoding DUF4372 domain-containing protein has protein sequence MSKNTYFYGQPIFSQLLSLIDKSVLNQIISKYQSDRYYKKLNTWHHLVSMLYCCFSGASALRELTTGLLACQNKLIHLGIQFIPRRSTLSDSNKKRSSIVFADIYMKLFKKVSAPFAGQPLENGSSQ, from the coding sequence ATGAGTAAAAATACATATTTCTACGGACAGCCAATCTTTTCTCAACTATTATCGCTGATAGATAAATCGGTGTTAAATCAAATAATATCAAAATACCAATCTGACAGATATTACAAGAAATTGAATACTTGGCATCACCTAGTAAGCATGTTATACTGCTGTTTCAGTGGGGCAAGTGCTCTCAGAGAGCTTACTACGGGGCTTTTGGCCTGCCAAAACAAGCTGATCCATTTAGGTATTCAATTTATACCCAGACGTTCCACTTTATCAGATAGCAACAAAAAACGCAGTAGTATAGTCTTTGCAGACATTTACATGAAATTGTTTAAAAAAGTATCGGCACCTTTTGCCGGACAGCCGCTTGAGAATGGAAGTTCTCAATAA
- a CDS encoding YqaE/Pmp3 family membrane protein — translation MSLITIILNILLPPLAVFMKHGLGKTFLINVVLTLIAWLPGVIHAFIVND, via the coding sequence ATGTCATTAATTACAATAATTTTAAATATACTTTTACCGCCATTAGCTGTTTTTATGAAACATGGCCTTGGCAAAACCTTTTTAATTAACGTTGTGCTTACACTAATTGCTTGGCTTCCGGGAGTCATTCATGCATTTATTGTAAATGACTAA
- a CDS encoding DUF421 domain-containing protein, which produces MLEDLNWLYADSDDILITIFSTIIIYVVIILITRLNGLRTFAKMSSFDFAITIAIGSVIASTMLLHKESVVQGAVGLAILVLLQFIVAKTRKSSNVFDKLITNQPILLMDKGVIIHKNLKATRVTEADLYAKLREANVLNKDQVLAVVLETTGDMSVLHSNDTDKELDEEMLKGVHLTPP; this is translated from the coding sequence ATGCTAGAAGACCTGAATTGGCTTTATGCCGATAGTGATGACATACTCATAACCATATTTTCTACCATCATCATCTACGTTGTAATCATTCTAATAACCCGTTTAAACGGTTTGAGGACTTTTGCAAAAATGAGTAGCTTCGATTTTGCTATAACCATAGCTATAGGAAGTGTAATAGCATCTACTATGCTTTTGCATAAAGAGAGCGTAGTGCAGGGGGCGGTGGGACTGGCAATATTGGTTTTGCTTCAGTTTATAGTAGCTAAGACAAGAAAAAGCAGTAATGTTTTTGATAAACTAATTACGAATCAACCGATCTTGTTAATGGATAAAGGAGTCATTATTCACAAAAACCTTAAAGCTACCAGAGTTACAGAAGCCGATTTATATGCGAAATTAAGAGAGGCCAATGTGCTTAATAAGGATCAGGTATTGGCTGTAGTACTAGAAACTACTGGTGATATGTCTGTTCTTCATAGTAATGATACTGATAAAGAACTGGATGAGGAAATGCTAAAGGGCGTGCACCTGACACCCCCTTGA
- a CDS encoding IS4 family transposase yields the protein MEVLNKLYIVDSTIISLFKDILKVAGRPRKDGKSKGGIKAHVMIHAAELMPCLVRLTKGSQHDHTFLKQLQLPEGSYVVMDKGYIDYRQYAQWSHQGIFYITRMKENARYQSIDELELPEDKDFCVLKDEKVVISFKTDGQVQELQNRRIAYYDDLNNKLLVFMTNNMELEAATIAAIYKYRWQIELLFKKLKQNFPLKYFLGDNQNAIEIQIWSALICLLLMEVVRKQIKKRWAFSNMVSLVRFHLMAYVHLTRFLNNPDLELQKTIYKTNQYPLFSP from the coding sequence ATGGAAGTTCTCAATAAACTTTATATTGTTGATTCAACGATTATTAGTCTGTTTAAAGATATTCTCAAGGTAGCAGGACGCCCTAGAAAAGATGGCAAAAGCAAGGGAGGCATTAAAGCTCATGTAATGATTCATGCGGCAGAATTAATGCCATGTTTAGTACGGTTGACCAAGGGAAGTCAGCATGATCATACATTTTTAAAGCAATTACAACTCCCAGAAGGATCCTATGTGGTGATGGATAAAGGGTATATCGATTATAGACAATACGCACAATGGAGTCATCAAGGGATATTTTACATTACTAGAATGAAGGAAAATGCCAGATATCAATCAATAGATGAGCTAGAACTGCCTGAAGATAAAGACTTTTGTGTACTTAAGGATGAAAAAGTTGTTATCAGTTTCAAGACTGATGGACAAGTGCAAGAGCTTCAAAATAGAAGAATAGCCTATTATGATGACCTCAATAATAAATTATTAGTGTTTATGACCAATAATATGGAGTTGGAAGCAGCCACAATAGCGGCCATTTATAAATACCGATGGCAGATAGAGCTTTTATTTAAAAAGCTGAAGCAGAACTTTCCTCTCAAATATTTTCTGGGGGACAACCAAAATGCTATTGAGATCCAAATTTGGAGTGCCCTGATCTGTCTATTATTGATGGAAGTAGTCCGAAAACAGATCAAAAAAAGATGGGCCTTCTCTAATATGGTCTCATTGGTAAGGTTTCACTTGATGGCCTATGTTCACCTTACCCGCTTTCTAAACAATCCAGACCTAGAACTTCAAAAAACAATATATAAAACCAATCAATACCCTTTATTTAGTCCATAG
- a CDS encoding zinc-dependent alcohol dehydrogenase: protein MKALCWHGKNDVRIDTVPDPIIQDPDDVILKVTSTAICGSDLHLLGGLVPTMQEGDILGHEFMGEVVDLGKNVTKFKKGDRVVVPFTISCGHCSYCESEEYSLCDNSNPEPELGQKNMGHAIAGIFGYSHMTGGYSGGQAEYVRVPYSSVGPVKVPDELGDEKVLFLSDIFPTGYMAAVNADIKKGDVVAVWGCGPVGQFTIKSAWMLGASRVIAIDSVPERLKLAETFGKAETISTTNSQEVYSLLMDMTGGKGPDCCIDAVGAEAHGTGKMEIIKDEVKDIVKLDSDHPYALEQIIKCCKKGGNVSVPGVYVDTVEIPFGAAMNKSLTFRMGQTHVQAYLEPLLNKIKNEEIDPSSIITHRLKLEDAPNAYETFRDKKDGCIKVVMTP, encoded by the coding sequence ATGAAAGCATTATGCTGGCACGGAAAAAATGATGTGCGAATAGACACGGTTCCAGATCCAATTATTCAAGATCCTGATGACGTAATATTAAAAGTAACTTCTACCGCTATATGTGGTTCTGACCTTCACTTACTAGGCGGATTAGTGCCCACCATGCAAGAGGGAGACATCCTTGGTCATGAATTCATGGGCGAAGTAGTAGATTTAGGTAAAAATGTAACCAAATTTAAAAAGGGCGATCGAGTGGTAGTACCATTCACCATCTCTTGCGGGCATTGCTCTTACTGTGAAAGCGAAGAGTACTCTCTATGTGATAACAGCAACCCTGAGCCTGAATTAGGCCAGAAAAACATGGGGCATGCCATAGCTGGTATTTTCGGCTATTCTCATATGACAGGAGGCTACTCAGGCGGACAGGCAGAATATGTAAGAGTACCTTATAGTAGTGTAGGCCCTGTAAAAGTACCAGATGAATTAGGAGATGAAAAAGTGCTCTTCCTTTCTGACATTTTCCCTACGGGTTACATGGCAGCGGTAAATGCAGATATCAAAAAAGGCGATGTAGTGGCTGTTTGGGGCTGTGGCCCTGTAGGTCAGTTCACCATTAAAAGTGCTTGGATGCTGGGCGCCTCCAGAGTAATAGCTATTGACTCTGTTCCGGAGCGCCTTAAATTGGCAGAAACATTTGGTAAAGCAGAAACTATAAGTACTACCAACTCACAAGAAGTGTATAGTTTACTCATGGATATGACAGGAGGAAAAGGTCCTGATTGCTGTATAGATGCGGTAGGCGCAGAAGCTCATGGTACCGGTAAAATGGAAATCATAAAAGACGAAGTAAAAGATATAGTCAAGCTAGACAGCGACCACCCTTATGCTCTGGAGCAAATAATTAAATGCTGCAAAAAAGGTGGTAATGTATCAGTACCCGGGGTATATGTAGATACCGTAGAAATTCCTTTTGGAGCAGCCATGAACAAATCTCTTACTTTCAGAATGGGACAAACTCATGTACAGGCATATTTGGAACCGTTATTGAATAAAATCAAAAATGAAGAGATAGACCCATCTTCCATTATTACGCATAGACTTAAGCTGGAAGATGCACCCAATGCCTATGAAACTTTTAGAGATAAAAAAGATGGATGCATTAAAGTAGTAATGACGCCGTAA
- a CDS encoding M81 family metallopeptidase: MRILLYFTTIFYLLAACTSSKESANGSEQDQSDSNKPKVAIAGIAIESSTFSPALSYEDAFHKSEGEEMYKNYPFLTDDSTHLKRADWYPAMYASAIPGGAVPKETYESLVTQILEKLEKNLPYDGLYLDIHGAMSVVGLDDPEGDFITRVRDLVGMETLISTSMDLHGNVTQRLAKNSDLITCFRMAPHEDRYETKERAVDNLLTRLEKGLGKPAYKAWIPVPILLPGEQTSTRVEPAKSLYDKIPLATQPEGVIDASIWIGYAWADEPRNHATIMTYGDDKEAVTKAAEELAQSLWSVREEFDFVAPTASLEEALDSAVASDKVPFIISDSGDNPTAGGAGDVTWTITEILKRPEFKKEDGPSLIYASIPGPNFIAKAVEIGVGGEIDATAGADVDDRFAPPVRLKGTIEAIEHGDRSAETVVVVKTGSAHVIVTKKRKPYHYIKDFTDVGLNPKETDIVVVKIGYLVPELYDIRADWIMALTPGGVDQYLERLEYKRINRPMYPFDKDMDTPNLKARLIPLSQE; the protein is encoded by the coding sequence ATGAGAATTTTACTGTATTTCACTACTATCTTTTACTTACTGGCTGCCTGCACCTCTTCTAAGGAGTCAGCGAATGGCAGCGAGCAAGATCAATCTGACAGCAACAAACCTAAAGTGGCTATTGCTGGTATAGCCATAGAATCAAGCACCTTCTCTCCTGCCCTTTCATATGAAGATGCCTTTCATAAAAGTGAAGGAGAAGAAATGTATAAAAATTACCCATTCCTTACTGACGATAGCACTCATCTGAAAAGAGCGGATTGGTATCCGGCCATGTATGCTTCTGCTATTCCAGGTGGAGCCGTTCCTAAAGAAACATACGAGTCCTTAGTTACTCAGATTTTAGAAAAATTAGAAAAGAACCTTCCTTATGATGGTCTGTATTTAGATATCCACGGAGCTATGAGCGTGGTTGGATTAGATGATCCAGAAGGCGATTTTATTACGCGAGTGCGCGATTTAGTAGGCATGGAAACACTTATATCCACCTCTATGGATCTTCATGGTAATGTAACTCAGCGTTTAGCCAAAAATAGTGATCTGATCACTTGTTTCCGCATGGCTCCTCATGAAGACCGATATGAGACCAAAGAAAGAGCGGTTGACAATCTACTTACTCGCCTAGAAAAAGGCTTGGGCAAGCCTGCTTACAAAGCATGGATTCCAGTACCCATCTTGTTGCCAGGTGAGCAAACCAGCACCAGAGTAGAGCCCGCCAAGAGCTTGTATGATAAAATACCGCTAGCCACACAACCAGAAGGCGTTATAGATGCCTCTATCTGGATTGGCTATGCCTGGGCCGATGAACCCAGAAACCATGCTACCATAATGACCTATGGTGATGATAAAGAAGCTGTAACCAAAGCAGCTGAAGAGCTCGCTCAAAGTTTATGGTCCGTTAGAGAGGAATTCGACTTTGTAGCTCCCACAGCCAGTTTAGAAGAAGCCCTAGACTCGGCTGTAGCCAGTGACAAGGTGCCCTTCATAATTAGCGATTCAGGAGACAACCCCACAGCTGGTGGCGCCGGAGATGTTACCTGGACCATTACCGAAATACTTAAAAGACCTGAATTTAAAAAAGAAGATGGCCCTTCATTGATCTATGCCTCTATACCTGGGCCAAATTTTATAGCTAAAGCTGTAGAGATTGGCGTTGGCGGTGAAATTGACGCCACTGCGGGTGCTGATGTAGATGATCGTTTTGCTCCCCCTGTTAGACTAAAGGGAACTATAGAAGCAATTGAACATGGTGACAGAAGCGCCGAAACTGTTGTAGTAGTAAAAACAGGAAGTGCTCATGTAATAGTTACTAAAAAGCGTAAGCCTTATCATTATATCAAAGATTTTACTGATGTAGGCCTGAACCCTAAAGAGACAGACATAGTAGTGGTAAAAATTGGCTATCTGGTACCCGAACTGTATGACATTCGTGCCGACTGGATCATGGCGCTTACTCCAGGAGGTGTAGACCAATATCTGGAGCGATTAGAATACAAAAGAATTAACAGACCTATGTATCCTTTTGATAAAGATATGGATACTCCAAATCTAAAAGCTCGCCTTATTCCACTCTCTCAAGAGTAA
- a CDS encoding SDR family oxidoreductase encodes MSNDLKDPKTLYKTPPHDEDLQSEPGVTTEMNIKPDHGEKSYVGSGKLTDKRIIITGGDSGIGRAVAIAYAREGADIVLSYLEEDDDAKETAKYIKEAGRKAVLIKGDISEEQHCKHIIETAVDQLGGRIDVLVNNAAFQMARESLQDIPSEEWEYTFKTNIHSMFYLCKMAEPYMQPGSSIINTTSVNAYNPTPVLLAYAATKGAIQNFTANLAQILGDKGIRVNCVAPGPIWTPLIPATMPKEKVENFGKNTPLERLGQPAELAAVYVLLASAEGSYINGATIPVTGGRITI; translated from the coding sequence ATGAGTAATGACTTAAAAGACCCCAAAACCTTATATAAAACACCACCTCATGATGAAGATTTGCAGTCGGAGCCTGGTGTAACTACGGAAATGAACATTAAGCCTGATCATGGAGAAAAATCCTATGTAGGGTCAGGGAAGCTTACTGATAAACGGATTATTATTACAGGAGGAGATTCAGGAATCGGTCGTGCTGTGGCCATAGCTTATGCACGCGAAGGGGCTGATATAGTGCTTTCTTACCTGGAAGAAGATGATGATGCTAAAGAAACTGCCAAATATATTAAGGAAGCCGGCAGAAAAGCGGTTTTGATAAAAGGAGACATCAGCGAGGAGCAGCACTGTAAGCATATTATTGAAACGGCAGTAGACCAGCTCGGTGGCCGCATAGATGTATTAGTGAATAATGCGGCTTTTCAAATGGCTCGAGAATCATTACAAGATATTCCATCTGAGGAGTGGGAATATACCTTTAAAACCAATATCCATAGTATGTTTTATCTCTGTAAAATGGCAGAGCCTTATATGCAGCCAGGCAGTAGCATTATAAACACTACCTCAGTAAATGCTTATAATCCTACTCCGGTATTATTGGCCTATGCCGCCACAAAGGGAGCTATTCAAAATTTCACCGCTAATTTAGCTCAAATACTAGGAGACAAAGGTATCAGGGTGAATTGTGTGGCTCCAGGTCCTATTTGGACACCATTAATACCTGCTACCATGCCCAAAGAAAAGGTAGAAAACTTTGGAAAAAATACGCCTTTGGAAAGACTAGGCCAACCCGCAGAATTAGCTGCTGTGTATGTGTTATTGGCTTCGGCAGAAGGTAGTTATATTAATGGAGCCACCATACCGGTTACAGGAGGAAGAATTACCATTTGA